One Ictalurus furcatus strain D&B chromosome 24, Billie_1.0, whole genome shotgun sequence DNA segment encodes these proteins:
- the cap2 gene encoding adenylyl cyclase-associated protein 2: MEALVERLEQAVIRLETFSAKLQGCSGSLSNGEINTFNGESQCMEAFDHLLRGPLSEYLKNSRTIGGDVSKHADMVHNALQEQKAFLKLATTHQEPAQTELADLLRPISEQIEQIQTFREKNRGSRLFNHLSAVSESIPALGWVAVNQKPGPYVKEMNDAAMFYTNRVLKDYKDTDPCHVEWVRSYLSIWTEMQAFIKQYYTTGLVWSKTGPVAPSSLFTAEPATPCPPPPPPPPPFTDEDPKLDNGAAQRSALFTQLNQGEAITKGLKHVCDEQKTHKNPALRSQSGASQASPSKGRTTSTPTPAKKRSPVLELEGKKWRVEHQEQVHDLVIEETELKQVVYIFSCNNSTLQIKGKVNSIIVDNCKKLGLVFENVVGIFEIINSRDIQLQVLGKVPTISINKTEGCQVYLSKESLNCEIISAKSSEMNILVPQEDDDYREFPVPEQFKTVWDGSKLVTEPTEMAG, encoded by the exons ATGGAAGCACTAGTTGAACGACTGGAACAGGCTGTGATTCGGCTCGAGACGTTTTCAGCCAAGCTTCAGGGTTGCTCTGGGAGCCTGTCCAACGGCGagataaacacatttaatg GTGAATCCCAGTGCATGGAGGCGTTTGACCATTTACTGAGAGGCCCCCTGTCTGAATACTTGAAGAACAGCCGGACTATTGGAGGAGATGTGTCAAAACAC GCTGATATGGTACACAATGCCCTGCAGGAACAGAAGGCTTTCCTCAAACTGGCCACCACACACCAGGAGCCTGCACAG ACAGAGCTGGCAGACCTCCTCAGGCCCATCTCCGAGCAAATCGAGCAGATCCAGACCTTCAGAGAGAAGAACCGTGGCAGTCGTCTGTTTAACCACCTGTCTGCTGTCAGCGAGAGCATTCCTGCCCTGGGATGGGTGGCAGTG AATCAGAAACCAGGGCCTTATGTGAAGGAGATGAACGATGCTGCAATGTTCTACACCAACAGAGTCCTGAAAGACTACAAAGACAC TGACCCTTGCCATGTGGAGTGGGTTCGATCCTACCTGAGTATCTGGACTGAAATGCAGGCCTTTATTAAACAGTACTACACCACTGGACTCGTCTGGAGCAAGACT GGTCCTGTAGCTCCTTCATCCCTGTTCACAGCTGAACCTGCTACTCCctgccctcctcctcctcctcctccacctccgtTCACAGACGAAGATCCAAAGCTTGACAACGGTGCGGCTCAGCGTTCAGCTCTGTTCACCCAGCTCAACCAGGGAGAGGCCATTACTAAAG GATTGAAACATGTGTGTGATGAGCAGAAGACCCATAAGAACCCTGCTCTTCGCTCTCAGAGTGGGGCAAGCCAGGCTTCTCCTTCGAAAGGCAGAACTACTTCTACTCCCACACCAGCTAAGAAAAGATCTCCTGTCCTGGAGCTGGAggggaagaaatggagggtG GAGCATCAGGAACAGGTGCATGATCTGGTAATAGAGGAAACAGAGCTGAAACAGGTGGTCTATATCTTCAGCTGCAACAACTCCACACTTCAGATTAAAGGCAAAGTCAACTCCATCATAGTGG ACAACTGCAAGAAGCTTGGCCTTGTGTTTGAGAATGTGGTTGGCATTTTTGAAATCATCAACTCCAGAGACATCCAGCTCCAG GTGTTGGGAAAAGTGCCCACCATCTCCATCAATAAGACCGAGGGATGCCAGGTCTACCTGAGTAAGGAGTCTCTCAACTGTGAAATTATCAGTGCCAAGAGTTCAGAAATGAACATTCTGGTTCCTCAGGAAGATGATGATTAT AGAGAGTTTCCTGTGCCGGAGCAGTTTAAGACCGTTTGGGACGGGTCCAAGCTGGTGACAGAGCCGACTGAGATGGCTGGCTGA
- the rbm24a gene encoding RNA-binding protein 24 isoform X2, protein MDRKSTNWLDCPQVTMADRSAADRACKDPNPIIDGRKANVNLAYLGAKPRVMQPGFTFGVPQIHPAFIQRPYGIPAHYVYPQAFMQPSVVIPHVQPTTASTAATASSPYIDYTGAAYAQYASAATAAAAAAAYEQYPYAASPAAAGYVTTAGYGYAMQQPLAAATPGSAAAAAAAAFGQYQPQQLQAERMQ, encoded by the exons CAGAAAGTCAACAAACTGGCTTGACTGTCCTCAA GTGACAATGGCAGATCGCTCTGCGGCAGACAGAGCTTGTAAGGACCCCAACCCTATCATTGATGGCAGGAAGGCCAACGTGAACCTGGCTTACCTGGGAGCCAAGCCGCGGGTGATGCAGCCAG GATTCACATTTGGTGTACCCCAGATTCATCCGGCTTTCATCCAGAGACCGTATGG GATCCCCGCTCACTACGTATACCCACAGGCATTCATGCAGCCCAGCGTGGTGATCCCTCACGTGCAGCCGACCACTGCGTCCACCGCCGCCACCGCCTCCTCGCCCTACATCGACTACACTGGAGCTGCATACGCACAGTACGCCAGCGCTGCTACTGCTGCGGCTGCCGCCGCTGCATATGAGCAGTACCCATACGCCGCCTCCCCCGCCGCAGCCGGCTACGTCACTACAGCTGGCTATGGCTACGCTATGCAGCAGCCACTGGCCGCTGCCACTCCAGGCTCTGCGGCAGCCGCCGCAGCCGCCGCATTCGGTCAGTACCAGCCCCAGCAACTGCAGGCCGAGCGCATGCAATAG